One genomic window of Tachypleus tridentatus isolate NWPU-2018 chromosome 12, ASM421037v1, whole genome shotgun sequence includes the following:
- the LOC143234417 gene encoding rap1 GTPase-GDP dissociation stimulator 1-B-like has product MDITKHLEGLKLNTQKDSTASGSEVDDCLDAINKTLTAKGSDTRALTEKLLNEGLVDLVTELLKPPTKLTSTQLAKLAELIAEVAKCEPGRKPLSDVTVLSTLLDLLSDKNSQVVLQSCRALGNICYDNDLARGIVKDQKGVEKLVLLLRSLLEMKEMPHNLRTTASGCLLNMTETYDETQEQALQAGITDVLLQYLSKYYSDEDLASHCLLVLNCLADYEIGRQTLVEKKSLSSLVDILDKSITAEVLETLLELFGNLAENGMLTI; this is encoded by the exons ATATCACAAAACACTTGGAAGGACTGAAACTTAATACACAGAAGGATTCTACTGCCAGTGGTTCCGAAGTGGACGATTGTCTTGATGCAATTAACAAGACATTGACTGCAAAGG gTTCAGATACAAGGGCCTTAACAGAGAAACTTCTCAATGAAGGGTTGGTTGACTTAGTAACTGAACTTCTAAAACCACCAACCAAGTTAACATCAACCCAGTTAGCTAAACTGGCAGAACTGATTGCAGAAGTTGCAAAATGTG aacCTGGAAGAAAACCACTTTCTGATGTCACAGTTCTTTCAACTTTGTTGGACTTATTATCTGACAAGAATAGTCAAGTTGTCCTGCAGTCTTGCCGAGCACTGGGAAACATCTGTTATGACAATG ATTTAGCACGAGGTATTGTGAAAGATCAGAAGGGTGTAGAAAAACTAGTTCTCTTGTTACGAAGTCTTCTAGAAATGAAAGAAATGCCTCATAACCTCCGAACTACTGCATCTGGCTGCTTGTTAAACATGACTGAAACATATG ATGAAACTCAAGAACAAGCCTTGCAAGCTGGAATTACTGATGTCTTGCTACAGTACCTGTCGAAGTACTACAGTGATGAAGACCTTGCAAGCCACTGTCTTCTTGTCCTCAACTGTCTGGCTGATTATG AAATTGGAAGACAAACACTGGTTGAAAAGAAGTCACTGTCAAGTCTGGTAGACATTCTGGACAAAAGTATTACAGCAGAAGTCTTGGAAACACTGCTGGAGCTCTTTGGTAACTTAGCAGAAAATGGTATGTTAACTATCTAA